The Primulina huaijiensis isolate GDHJ02 unplaced genomic scaffold, ASM1229523v2 scaffold2897, whole genome shotgun sequence genomic sequence ttttttacacataagtcttcattggtgttccaaaaaattatatttcaatacacatcacttttgaaaatcttcccatccaattttgcttctccacataaaataaaacatgtggataattgagttgtttgaattgtggtattttattttaaccatttgaccaagtagtttgagagatatggtcaaaatactagagcatggtaaaactgtcactcctttggtaactttgtttgttgcttaatttgatcccaattgtgagaagNCACTTGGCACCAGCGCTGCTGCGCTACAAGGGCCGAACAACGGGCGTGCAGCGCTACGCTGCCAGCTCCTATGCGCTAGTCCAGTATATGAGGGGTATTAGTTTTTAGCGCTATTGTCTCGTTTGGGTATTGAGATGTCGCTACGATCGAGATTAATGGGGGTTAGATTGGGTCGTATGAGGTTTGATTAGGATTCTTTGAAAtatggtttaagtttggttagcttcgggtcgaaattttgagatcCATGggaaaaatgatcattttacacctgggtCAAGTTAGCATTCCTGGCAACACCCTGATAACTaaaattacatgtttaaaatttttatgtttattatgaatatgaatcattatgaaaatacaaaaaatgcgttgcatgcttgattttaagaaaatctACGTATATgcttgatttttataagtgatgaatacgatgacatgtttttgaatgagtggagttggttgtgactaatatgaacacgaacacaaacacaaacatgtaagaccaaggctcagtggatgggtaaaactgtcgctgatatcaccgccgccgggtaccacggttatacatagatggatcaatcgaattagaactgatacgaaagtcacaactaattatctgaattcaacaaaagaaaatgaacacgtatatgttgatatgatgagatatgttatgAATATGTTATGCTTTGACatgttatgtttaagttcatgctttgaagttcatgaaatgtattttaattatagtacttttcactttttcatgtgatatatatgtacttgctatcaCGGTTTAGttttgttgagtctttagactcactaggtgtaaaTGATGCTGGTGAGCATGATGAtgtggagactggaggtgccgaagactgagtaggtgGAGCCGGGTGTGTTCACGTTAACCCGATGACACTACTTTTCCGTACATTATATGTTTATGAGTCAGgagtaaaacattattatttttatgcatttacatatttttatatgttgatggtttGGCAGGGTTTTGACTGTTACATTcgaattcttttaaaaacaCGAGTTTAGGAATTTGACGAGGTTAAATTAATTGATTGCAGCATTTTTATTTAGTAGTTGGATGATTCTTTTTAAATACATGTGTtgagtaattttcgaaaatagattacaaaaaaaaaaaattctattagTATTTTAGTGACAGATTTTACAAATTAACTCGTAACGGCGTGTAAGATTCGTATAGCCTCATACCAAGGAAGCCCAACCGCCCTTAATTGAGCCTCAAGGGCTTTGAACTTCTTGAGTCTCCGTGAGGAGTCTTGTTTTGGGAGCTTGAGTAGTGTCTGGGAGAAGAGACATCTACAAAATCGGATACCTCACTAGCTATTCTAGGTTCCAGGTTCAGGACTACACATATTGGAAAAGGAAAGTGACTTAAAAGATGAGTGAGAGTAAAAGCAATGAATCGAGCAAGAAAGTATGGTCGGGATTTGATAGAAAATTCGGGCAGAGTAATGACACAAGAAATAGGAAAGTGAAAATTATAGGAAAACACATATTTATAAGGGAGTTCGAGTGATGACAACCACACGATTGAGACCGATCCAACGGTCCAGATTCGACGAGAATATGAGTAGGCACCTCTGGAAGGTAAACAATCACGAGATCTGGTTCGTCTGTGCCTTTATAACGACTAAGAAGAAAAATGCACAGATCAAAATCCTGACCGTTCATTCCGACGGACTAGATGTAGTTTGAACAAACACAAAACTAAAAGAAGTGCTCGGATTTGGATCTTGACCGTCGATTTCTACTGTTTAGATGTGACATAACTAACATAAAAGCTGAAACAAACATAAATATAGAAACATTATAAAATGCTCGGGTCGGCCACTACTCGATCCAAATACTTGGTCTAAGTTTCATAGTTATTTTAGACCAAAAAGAGAGGTAGTATTGATACTCCATATAGCAGACCCGACCAGGATCCGAACCAAATCATCAAGTATATAAGTCTTTTAAAGGCCCCATGATTAATACAGTTATGACCAGAGTAAGGGCCCGAAAATTTTTACACGAAACCTGAACTAATCCATACTCAAGAAAGCATCTCACAAGATGGAAATGCTCAGGCAGTCGATCTCAGAACAAGATCGTCCGGCCCAAACCCAAATAAATACAACGGTGAATAAAGATAAAGTCCTACTAATGTAAAACACTTGGCTAAATCTTATATGATAAGGATATAATCCCAAAAATATCAGGAaacattcaaaatttataatttgtcgATGAATACAAATCTTATCACAAATCTCGTATTCAAAGGACTTGTCCGACATAAAGTTCTTTTCCAACAAAGTAGAGATAATCTAGCTTCTCTTAACTCTATAAATATAAGGTATCTATCATGATTTTAGACATTCACTTATCGCTATCACTAACACTACTTTTATCACTCTTAAATTTTGATCCAGTACTGAATTAAACATTAGATATACTACACCTAAAACATCTCTGCACCATTTAACTAATGTTCTTTCATGCATAACTATGGTATTATTATGTTTGGCCCACATCCGCATTGAAGTTCTGCTCGGTCCATCCCGTATCAGCAAAGAGTACGACTCACCATACCGAACCTAAAATACATTTTTTGCTTACTACagattttgaatttaaaaaaaaaaaacaacaaaacaaatatttgaaaatataaatttaagcACCGCCCCTGCAGGAGGAGCTTTTAATTTTTCAAGAGAAGGGGCAGTggaatttaaaaaacaaatacaaaacaaagatttgaaaataAGCACCGCCCCTGCAGGAGGggcttttaatttttcaaaagaagGGGCagtagaattttatattaatgccCCACCCATGAACAGCTGAACTTGTCCAATGTAAACACAATCACAGTGACCTGAAGGGTGAACATAATTCATGGAAATCATGTCAAAATCTTTAGCAAATACGGATTTCAAAATACTCCAAGCACCACCGTAAATCCAGAAACTTCACTGGGAGTACAGCAATGCAAAACAAAAGCATTGATTACCATCCTGTGATAAATATGATGTCAATAAAATATTCAATCACTACTCATAAGCATGGATCGTACGAACAAAATTTTGATCAGTAGAGAACACAGCATTTCCGCAtcttttaaatatgaatcaaatgTCAAGCAACAGTTAAGCGAGAAACTTCGTAAGAATCCAGGCATACCAACTCGAGTTCACGATGAATTATCCTTCGAGGTTACAGTCCACAATGAAACAAGAACTCAAGCCACAGTTTATAAGCGGGTTGAACATAGTAGAATACAGAAAAAGCAGCAAATAGAGAATACCAGTGTAATCCCAATGAAAGAGCATATAACTGGATTATagttacatataaatataacatGAAATTCCAGTAAACTCAAACGGACAACTCAGTCTTTGAAACAAGAATGCCATCAGTGTCTGCGTAAAGCCATTCGCCATCACAAATTCTAGTCCCAGCAAAATTTATGGGAACGTGCTTTTCTCCAATTCCCTTCTTGTTAGCCTTAACAGGATGTGAGGCGAGGGCTCGAACACCAATGTCGCAGCCATTGATTTCATCTACATCCCTTATACAGCCGTTAACTACTATACCAGCCCATCCATTGTTCTGTGCCTGTACTACAGGATTTCCACCCAATATTGCACATCTCAAGCTACCACCCCCGTCAACAACAAGAACTCTTCCATTTCCCCTTTCCTCGAGAAATTCACGGACAAGAACATTATCTTCAAACACTCTCAGAGTAACAACTGGTCCAGAGAAGACTTGGCGTCTGCCATATATCTGGAAAACAGGATTAAGTGCTCGGAGTTCACCACTCACAATGAGCTGTGGATTCGCATCACAAACTTCAGCTGTCGTTACCAAGGCCATCCTATATCAAGTACCTCCAGGAAAATAAGCATCGCAAAGAAGTGATTGCAAACAGTAACAGAAGAACTCGTGTTTATCTACGTGAGTAAAGTAAACACACAGGGAAAAAAATCCCAACAGACAAATCCAAAAATTTCACGTTGAAACAGGAAGAGATACAGCAACATCAAAACAAACacacattattattttaaaaaacaaaactcCATTGGATCATATTGAGCTGAGAATCCCACCTAGTAACACATTCAAGAACCACCCGTGTTTCTTATTTGAAAACTCGAACTAATCTAATATATAATGCAGGTGCTGACTACATCAGCAACTAGATGAATTAAGATGTATCATCCACTCAAATAGATACGTTCTGATATAGCATCATTTATAACACAAGCCAAGAATCTAAAAACTCAAGAAtcccataaataatttaatacttAGATACAGAATTGTCTGTAAAAACATGCAATTAATCAAAACAAAGCCAGGAATTAATATCTTACATCATCATCTGATCAGAACGCCAATAACCATAAAAAgaggaaaagaagaagaagaagaagaagtcttgTCGTCCAAGAAACCACAGActataaatgacaaaaaaatgaaaaaaaaacatcaaaaaaagaaaaaaaaagtaaagacAAATATAAAAAGTACTCGGACATAGATCTACAATTACTCAAACACACAGATGCATTCTTCACAAACAATCCCgttatttattcagttttgtTTTCATATCCTACTCGATGAAATTCAAGGACTCCACATGTTACAAGATAACCAGAACATTGAATATTTAAGATTTCTGTATCAGAATTAATTTATCGGCCTTTTATAAGACAACATCACagggaaaaaaacaaatcaaaaaatcaaaatcaataaaaaaagaaaGCATATCTAAATAAAGAGATTGGATGTCATACAATCGCAAGCTGATGAAATGCCGTCGAATTTCTCCTTTGAATCTCTCAAGGAACGTGTAAAATTAATCGATTATTCGGAAAGAAGTTGGAAATTGAGCTGAAAGTAATCCGATTCAAGGGTTTCTATTGATCGAATTGGGGAAGGAACGACAGTGATGGTGATTTGAGCACTACGTATGGGCAGATTTCCTGTTATCAAATTAGCCCTTGATTTCATTGAAATACTGAAACCACCCCCTCTTTTTTCTTTGGGAATCAACTTCATATTTAGCAAACAGACCTCAATTTTAGAAATACTGTATGTATTACCTTCAGATCACATGAAAGAAAAGTGAGAGattttcaattttgattttgctTTTTGCTTTAAGTTCCCACCATATGTATTTGGATATATACATAATTGGAATTGGAATTTTATTTTGGCAAGGActgacaattaaaaataatattctttatattaaaaaaatttgtgtgtcttatttttaaaattattttttttatcaataatatttaaataattacttttatatatttttatcaagaaaaaaagttaatttttatttataaaatttttttttactagatagttattttaagaaatgaaaaaatataaagtttatgaagatgaaattaaaaataaggttaaaaatttagataaattatgtttttaataCTAAAAAGGATGaagttttttaagaaaaaataattgatagaattttttaaatataaaaaaattattcgatATTCTATANNNNNNNNNNNNNNNNNNNNNNNNNNNNNNNNNNNNNNNNNNNNNNNNNNNNNNNNNNNNNNNNNNNNNNNNNNNNNNNNNNNNNNNNNNNNNNNNNNNNNNNNNNNNNNNNNNNNNNNNNNNNNNNNNNNNNNNNNNNNNNNNNNNNNNNNNNNNNNNNNNNNNNNNNNNNNNNNNNNNNNNNNNNNNNNNNNNNNNNNNNNNNNNNNNNNNNNNNNNNNNNNNNNNNNNNNNNNNNNNNNNNNNNNNNNNNNNNNNNNNNNNNNNNNNNNNNNNNNNNNNNNNNNNNNNNNNNNNNNNNNNNNNNNNNNNNNNNNNNNNNNNNNNNNNNNNNNNNNNNNNNNNNNNNNNNNNNNNNNNNNNNNNNNNNNNNNNNNNNNNNNNNNNNNNNNNNNNNNNNNNNNNNNNNNNNNNNNNNNNNNNNNNNNNNNNNNNNNNNNNNNNNNNNNNNNNNNNNNNNNNNNNNNNNNNNNNNNNNNNNNNNNNNNNNNNNNNNNNNNNNNNNNNNNNNNNNNNNNNNNNNNNNNNNNNNNNNNNNNNNNNNNNNNNNNNNNNNNNNNNNNNNNNNNNNNNNNNNNNNNNNNNNNNNNNNNNNNNNNNNNNNNNNNNNNNNNNNNNNNNNNNNNNNNNNNNNNNNNNNNNNNNNNNNNNNNNNNNNNNNNNNNNNNNNNNNNNNNNNNNNNNNNNNNNNNNNNNNNNNNNNNNNNNNNNNNNNNNNNNNNNNNNNNNNNNNNNNNNNNNNNNNNNNNNNNNNNNNNNNNNNNNNNNNNNNNNNNNNNNNNNNNNNNNNNNNATAATAGTGTTACTTGATAATAAAGATTTTTAATAAATGTCATTtggtaaaaattttataaaaatgttcaaattttataataccCATCTCCCTTAAATAttatcataattaaaaaaaaaactatattaaaATGTCACATTTACGCTGTTGAGGTTtatcaaaatgaaaaaataaatcaaataatttctaaatGACAAAGATCCCCttaaatttgtatttattttacattttactCCCTTAAGTTGGTATTCATCCTAAATTTATAGAGggtaaatttaagaaaaatacaAATATGAGAGGGGTGTATGTTGTTAAAAGGTATCAATTTGTTACTTTTCACAAATATGtatgtaatatttaaatatagttgaatttttttttgttaacacGACCAACTTGAATGAAAACTAATGAAATTAACccttataattaatataaatttaatagtaaaaataattttattgttttaaaacgCAAATCTGATggagtaggttttttgtgagacggtctcacgaatttttatctttgagacaggtcaatcctaccgatattcacaataaaaaataatactcttagcataaaaagtaatattttaagagtaatattttttcatgaatgacccaaataagagatctgtctcacaaaatacgaccagtgaaaacgtctcacataagtttttgccaatcCTATGAAATcacactaattttttttaaagattctCACTTAGTTAAATGAAATCCCAAGAAATCCCATTAATATAAATCTCATTTTGCCAAACACTAAAATGGTATATCTCACCAAATTTCATCCAATTACATGCTTCCAAACACACATTTTCTGAACTTTCCAATTTTCTCCTCAGCTTGCTGCACGTTTTTCTGTTTTCCTTCAATGGCAATATTGATTAATAAACAACATCCAAATTTCATTATTATTCTGTTGTTTGATTCTTTGTTTGGAGttgataaaagaaaagaaaagggtgATGACAATAACTTGCGCGAGACGGTTTACGTCTTCTTTTCAgtcacatttattttattttattttatctaagacaaaaacttgtgcgagacggtctcacaggtcatattttttgagacggatctgttatttgaatcatccatgaaaaattattactttttattgtaaaagtattactttttattgtgaaccataaaaaatattatcgtttatgctaagagtattactttttattgtgaatgtcGGTAGAgctgacccgtctcacagata encodes the following:
- the LOC140967854 gene encoding putative 4-hydroxy-4-methyl-2-oxoglutarate aldolase 2, coding for MALVTTAEVCDANPQLIVSGELRALNPVFQIYGRRQVFSGPVVTLRVFEDNVLVREFLEERGNGRVLVVDGGGSLRCAILGGNPVVQAQNNGWAGIVVNGCIRDVDEINGCDIGVRALASHPVKANKKGIGEKHVPINFAGTRICDGEWLYADTDGILVSKTELSV